The Anaerolineae bacterium DNA segment ACTGGATCGGTTGGCCAGCGAGTGCGACGCGATCTACCATTTAGCGGCGGCAGTGGGCGTGGATCTGATCGTGCGCCGGCCTGTCTACACCATCCAGAATAACGTCATGGGGACTGAGGCCGTGCTGCGGGCGGCAGTGCGCTATCGGGTGCCTGTGCTGATCACCTCGACATCCGAGGTGTATGGCAAGGGGGTGCGGGTTCCCTTTCAGGAGGACGATGACGTGGTGTTGGGACCTACCTCGCGCAGCCGTTGGGCCTATGCCGCCTCCAAGATGATAGACGAGTTCCTGGGGCTGGCCTATCACCGAGAAATGGGGTTGCCGGTGGTGATCGCGCGCCTCTTCAACACGATAGGGCCGCGCCAGACAGGCCGATACGGCATGGTGGTGCCACGGTTCGTCCAGCAGGCGCTCCAGGGCGAGCCGATCACGGTGTACGGGGATGGCCAGCAGAGCCGTTGTTTCTGCGACGTGGCGGATGTGGTACGGGCCATCCAAGGGCTGATGACACACCCGGAGGCGGTCGGGCGCGTGTTTAACGTGGGGAGCACGGAAGAGGTGACCATTGAAGCGCTGGCGCATCGGGTGAAGGCAGTGACGGGGAGCGACTCGCCCATCGTCTACGTGCCATATGACCAGGCGTACGCGCCCGGCTTTGAGGACATGCGCCGGCGTGTGCCTGATATCCGCCGGATTCAAACGTTGTTAGGCTGGGCGCCTCGCATCCCGCTGGACGAGACGCTGGCCCACATCCGGGATGAAATGTGTCGTCAGCACACGCAACGGGCAAGCGATATGAGGTGAAAAGATGCCTCTGGTTCAACCTACAAAGCAGGAAGCACTCCTAACGGATGTCCCTGCCACGCGTCTGCTCGAGCGGATAGCGCAGCGTCAAGCCATGGTGGCCGTGATCGGCCTGGGATACGTCGGCCTGCCGCTGGCTGTGGCGTTCGCTGAAGCCCGCTTTCCCGTGATCGGCATTGATATAGACGCCTCTCGAGTGGACACCATCCGCCGCGGCGAATCCTATGTGCTGGACGTCTCCTCGGAACGGCTGAGGGCGCTGGTGATCCCTTCGATTGCGGAAGATGGAAGATGGATGACGGATGAGAAGCCTCGTCTGATGGCCACTACGGATTATGCAGCCCTTGATCGCTGCGATGTGGCCATCATCTGCGTGCCCACGCCGCTGAGCAAAACGAGGGATCCCGACATCAGCTATGTCTTAGCGGCCGGAGAGGGAGTGGCGGCTCACGTGCATCCGGGCATGTTGGTCGTGTTGGAGTCCACTACCTACCCAGGCACCACAGAGGAGCTCCTACGGCCGATGCTGGAGCGGGGTGGGCTGCAGGTCGGCCGCGATTGCTTCTTGGCCTTCTCGCCGGAGCGGATTGATCCCGGCCGCACCGATTACACGATCCACAACACTCCGAAGGTCGTGGGCGGTGTGACACCGACATGCCTGAAGGTGGCCAGCGCGCTGTATAACGCCGTAGTCGAGCGCGTGGTGCCGGTCTCCTCGCCGGCAGCGGCGGAGATGGTCAAGCTGTTGGAGAACACCTTCCGGGCTGTGAACATCGCGCTAGTGAACGAGATCGCCCTGATGTGCGACAAGCTGGGGTTGGACGTGTGGGAGGTGATCGAGGCGGCTGCCACCAAGCCTTATGGCTTCATGAAATTCACACCGGGGCCGGGCGTGGGTGGGCACTGCATCCCGCTCGATCCGCATTACCTCTCATGGAAGCTGAGGAAGCTCAACTACAACGCCCGTTTCATCCAGTTGGCCGAGGAGATTAACGCAGAGATGCCATACTACTGGGTAGGCAAGGTGCAGGACGCCCTGAATCAGGCGGGGAAGCCAGTCAAGGGAAGCCGGGTGTTGGTGTTAGGCGTGGCGTATAAGAAGGACGTGAACGATGTGCGCGAGTCGCCGGCGCTGGATATCATCGAGTTGCTGCGGGCTAAAGGGGCCGACGTGCGTTATCACGACCCATATGTGCCGGTGATCTTTCACAACGGTTACAGCATGAGCTCGGAGCCGGATCTGGACCAAGCGTTAGAGACAGCGGATTGCGTAATCGTCGTAACTGACCATAGCTGGTATGATTGGGAGAACGTGGCGCGGCGGGCGCGCCTGATCGTAGACACGCGACACGTAATCCCCCGGCGTCCAGCCATGGCCTGAGGCGCGGCAGTGAAAACGCGTTCCACGTTCGCACGTTCGTGGGCACGTTAGATTACGTCGGATTGAGGAAAGCCTTGGCTACTTACCTTGTGACCGGCTGTGCCGGATTTATCGGCTGGAGGGTGACTGAGTTCCTAGTGGCTGACGGTCACACTGTAGTCGGCGTGGATAACCTCAACGACGCATACGATGTGCGCCTGAAGCAGTGGCGCCTGGCGCAGTTAGAAGGCAAGCCGGGGTTCACCTTTCATCGGCTGGATATCACGGATCGGGAAGCATTGCGAGGCTTGTTCCAGGCGAACGCTGACGGCAGACAGCCTAGCGCCGAAAGGGATACAGCCGTCGGCGGTCCGTGGTCGGCGGTCATCAACCTTGCAGCAAGGGCCGGCGTTCGCCAATCCGTGAAAAATCCTTGGGCTTACTTCGAGACCAACGTCACTGGCACGCTGAACCTTCTGGAGTTGTGCCGTGAGTTCGGTGTGAAGAAGTTCATCCTCGCATCCACCTCCAGCCTGTATGGAGCCAACAACTCTAGGCCATTTCGGGAGGATGCCAACACGGATGGGCCGCTCTCACCGTATGCGGCTTCTAAGAAGGCAGCGGAAGCATTGTGCTATACCTATCACTACCTGTACGGCATGGACGTGATGGTGCTGCGCTATTTCACCGTCTACGGCCCGGCGGGCCGGCCTGACATGAGCTTGTTCCGCTTCGTGCAGTGGATCAGCGAAGGCCGGCCGGTGATCGTGTATGGGGATGGACAGCAGTCCCGTGACTTCACCTACGTGGACGACATCGCCCGCGGCACCATGGCTGCCCTATCCTTTCTCGATTCCGCAATCCCAACGCCGAAATTCGAGATCATCAACTTAGGCTCTGACCAACCCGTGGTGCTGCTGGACGTCATTCGGCTGATGGAAGAATTGGTAGGGAAGAAGGCCCAGATCGAATATCGGCCTCGTCACCCCGCCGACATGTCGGCCACGTGGGCAGACGTCAGTAAAGCGAAGTGCTTCCTTGGCTGGCAACCACGGATCCGATTGCGGGAAGGGGTGGCACAGTTAGTGGCGTGGTATCGGGAAAATCGGAATTGGGCTAAGGACGTGGCCACATGCTGTTGAGTACAGCTCTCATCGAAAGACGAACGATGGTTGAGACCTGGAAAGTTGAAAGAGGTAAGAAGATGGCTGCCAAAGCGTTGACGAAAAGGCGCCTTTGGACATACGATGAACTGATTGCCGAGATGCCGGAGACAAATCAACCCAGCGAATTATGGGAGGGGGAGTTAATCGTGGCGCCTGCGCCGACTCCGCTGCATCAGAGGATCGTCTTTCGCTTAGCACGTCTTTTGGAGCATTTTGTGTCTGAGCATCAACTGGGTGAAATCATGATTGCCCCTTTAGATGTAGTTTTGTCCCCACGGCGAGTCGTGCAGCCGGACATCATTTACATCTCGAACGCCAAGCATCATATCATCCAGGACTGCATCCGCGGCGTTCCCGACTTGATAGTCGAGGTGGTCTCGCCGGGAACCTGGCGACGGGATCACGTAGACAAGAAGACGTTATACGAACAGTTCGGCGTTCTCGAGTATTGGATCGTGGACCCGGAGGCTAGGATGATTGAGGTGTTTGTGTTAGAGGAAAAGAGCTTCCGGCTGTTAGATCGTTCCGGCCCAGGTGAGCCAGCGCGCTCGCAATTGTTGAGAGGGCTCACGGTGGCCGTGGAAGAGGTTCTAGGATGACAGAGGAAAACAGAGGAACGGGTTACCGGGTGATGTTATTCGGGTTAGCAAAGGAGAAAGACCAGGGTGCCACGCCGGCCGCCATCAGCAAGGTGAGCCACAGGCGAGGCATGCGGTAGGATTTAGCGCTACGCTTTTTCGTGCGCTAGATCAGCGCACAATCCATTATTTAGGAGATGGTCTGAATGGAAGAAGAGATTGACCTACGAGAATACATCTTCACTCTCCTCAAGTACTGGAAATGGATCCTCGGGACTGCCATTGCAACTGCCGTTGTCGCCTTGGGGGTCAGTTTCCTCCTCTCCCCGACCTACGAGGCCATCGCCTTGGTAGCAGTCACCAAACCTCGCTACATAATGCAGTTTGACCCCCGTATCGCTCCCATGGAGTCAGTCAGCGGTGCCATGATTCAGCCGGCATACAAAGCCTACCCGGAACTTGCGACCAGCGACGAGGTCCTGCAGGAATTACTTTCCCGGCTGAACCCGAGGCCGGAGAATCTAGAAACCTTAGAAGACCTGAGTGGAATTACAAACGCCAAGTCCGGTACTGACCCCAGTGTGATCCGCTTGATCGTTCGTTATCGGGATCCTGATGCAGCCGCGCATATCGCCAATCTCTGGGCCGAGATCTTCATCCGGCGAGCCAACGAAATCTATGGCACCGAGGCCCGATCCCAGCTTCAGTTTTACCAGCAGCAACTAGAGCGGGCGAGGACTGAACTAACCGTAGCAGAGGAGATGCTGGTGGAGTTCCAGGCCCGCAACCGCGAGTCGATCTTGCAGAATCAATTAAGCTCATATCGCCAGATGCAGGCAGACTATCTAGCAGATCAGCGTCAGATCGCCTATATCGTACAAGACATTCAGGGGCTACGAGAGCAGTTGAGCCGCCAACCTACTGACCAACCATCAACCCTAGCGGACCAGTTGACCGCGCTCTTTTTGCAGATCAAAGCCTTCAACGCCCAGGCCTCAGCGCCTATCCAGTTGCAGGTAGATAATGCCGCAACGCTCTCGGAAAAGTCTCTCCCAGAGCAGATTGCGTTTCTGGACGATATGGTGCAGATTCTGGAGAAAAAGTCGGCGGAGATCGAAGGGCGGCTAGCGGAGCTGGAGCCCCAGATCTTGGCCTTGCAGCAGGAATTGCAACAAATTTACACCGAAGCTGACCGGCTGACCCGGGCCCGGGATGTGGCCCGGGAGACGTATATGACGCTGACGCGGAAGGTAGAAGAGGCTCGTATCGCAGCCGAGGACGCCTCTACCGGCGAGGTACGGCTGGCTAGTCAGGCGGCAGTGCCAGAGAGGCCCGTCAGTCCCCGCAAACTGCTCAATACTGCTATAGCGGGCATGTTAGGGTTGATGGTGGCGGTCTTCGGAGCATTCGGAGCGGAGTGGTGGAGAAACGGAGCCGGGGAGCAGGGGCACCAAGGAGCATGGGAACGAAGAAGCGGAGATGTGGAGGCATAACAGGTGTGGTTTGAGGCCTGTCAGGGCGAAATTCCGAGAATGCGAAACGAAACATCAGATCATCCGGTTCTGTGAGGGCTATCTCCCTAGACCGGGATGAGGTTCTCCGGCAGTTGCGGGAAGTAGCGATAGAGGCCCTGGAGGCTTTTCCAGAACTCCGGGAAGTGCGGCTGATCGGTTCCCTGGCCACAGGCACGCACATTGGCACCAGCGACATAGGCCTCCTGCTTCAGGTGACGGCAATTTCCGGAAACCTGTTGGAAGCGATGAAGCCCTACTTTATTCTTCATTCTTCTTCTCCCGCCGCCTGGACATGGGCCTGGATATGCTCCTCTCCAGCATGGAACTTCCCTCCGGGCTGGAGGAGGCAGCGCGAGAGAGTATCTCGCTGGCCGTACGAAGGGATTGAACCCATGGATTTCG contains these protein-coding regions:
- a CDS encoding GDP-mannose 4,6-dehydratase produces the protein MATYLVTGCAGFIGWRVTEFLVADGHTVVGVDNLNDAYDVRLKQWRLAQLEGKPGFTFHRLDITDREALRGLFQANADGRQPSAERDTAVGGPWSAVINLAARAGVRQSVKNPWAYFETNVTGTLNLLELCREFGVKKFILASTSSLYGANNSRPFREDANTDGPLSPYAASKKAAEALCYTYHYLYGMDVMVLRYFTVYGPAGRPDMSLFRFVQWISEGRPVIVYGDGQQSRDFTYVDDIARGTMAALSFLDSAIPTPKFEIINLGSDQPVVLLDVIRLMEELVGKKAQIEYRPRHPADMSATWADVSKAKCFLGWQPRIRLREGVAQLVAWYRENRNWAKDVATCC
- a CDS encoding Wzz/FepE/Etk N-terminal domain-containing protein: MEEEIDLREYIFTLLKYWKWILGTAIATAVVALGVSFLLSPTYEAIALVAVTKPRYIMQFDPRIAPMESVSGAMIQPAYKAYPELATSDEVLQELLSRLNPRPENLETLEDLSGITNAKSGTDPSVIRLIVRYRDPDAAAHIANLWAEIFIRRANEIYGTEARSQLQFYQQQLERARTELTVAEEMLVEFQARNRESILQNQLSSYRQMQADYLADQRQIAYIVQDIQGLREQLSRQPTDQPSTLADQLTALFLQIKAFNAQASAPIQLQVDNAATLSEKSLPEQIAFLDDMVQILEKKSAEIEGRLAELEPQILALQQELQQIYTEADRLTRARDVARETYMTLTRKVEEARIAAEDASTGEVRLASQAAVPERPVSPRKLLNTAIAGMLGLMVAVFGAFGAEWWRNGAGEQGHQGAWERRSGDVEA
- a CDS encoding Uma2 family endonuclease, with amino-acid sequence MAAKALTKRRLWTYDELIAEMPETNQPSELWEGELIVAPAPTPLHQRIVFRLARLLEHFVSEHQLGEIMIAPLDVVLSPRRVVQPDIIYISNAKHHIIQDCIRGVPDLIVEVVSPGTWRRDHVDKKTLYEQFGVLEYWIVDPEARMIEVFVLEEKSFRLLDRSGPGEPARSQLLRGLTVAVEEVLG
- a CDS encoding GDP-mannose 4,6-dehydratase, whose amino-acid sequence is MRYLITGGAGFIGSHLAEALLAEGHQVTIIDDLSTGRFENIVHLRGQPGFRFAIDTITNEVVLDRLASECDAIYHLAAAVGVDLIVRRPVYTIQNNVMGTEAVLRAAVRYRVPVLITSTSEVYGKGVRVPFQEDDDVVLGPTSRSRWAYAASKMIDEFLGLAYHREMGLPVVIARLFNTIGPRQTGRYGMVVPRFVQQALQGEPITVYGDGQQSRCFCDVADVVRAIQGLMTHPEAVGRVFNVGSTEEVTIEALAHRVKAVTGSDSPIVYVPYDQAYAPGFEDMRRRVPDIRRIQTLLGWAPRIPLDETLAHIRDEMCRQHTQRASDMR
- a CDS encoding nucleotide sugar dehydrogenase, whose protein sequence is MPLVQPTKQEALLTDVPATRLLERIAQRQAMVAVIGLGYVGLPLAVAFAEARFPVIGIDIDASRVDTIRRGESYVLDVSSERLRALVIPSIAEDGRWMTDEKPRLMATTDYAALDRCDVAIICVPTPLSKTRDPDISYVLAAGEGVAAHVHPGMLVVLESTTYPGTTEELLRPMLERGGLQVGRDCFLAFSPERIDPGRTDYTIHNTPKVVGGVTPTCLKVASALYNAVVERVVPVSSPAAAEMVKLLENTFRAVNIALVNEIALMCDKLGLDVWEVIEAAATKPYGFMKFTPGPGVGGHCIPLDPHYLSWKLRKLNYNARFIQLAEEINAEMPYYWVGKVQDALNQAGKPVKGSRVLVLGVAYKKDVNDVRESPALDIIELLRAKGADVRYHDPYVPVIFHNGYSMSSEPDLDQALETADCVIVVTDHSWYDWENVARRARLIVDTRHVIPRRPAMA